From one Lycium ferocissimum isolate CSIRO_LF1 chromosome 5, AGI_CSIRO_Lferr_CH_V1, whole genome shotgun sequence genomic stretch:
- the LOC132057701 gene encoding protein YLS7: protein MASFSSKDPSTLSYPKSLLSIVTTVGGLAVFLILASSFLVSQPIGAAVHEYFYGVQQHSLVGDGVTFPDPRRDDVVINDTPNFNNLTAVGKNDKGLEDEKDQTSKSQDEKKEPDLKGEIIENSTQTPVLSESSHSVVQPHPESRQEDEESNNSSLQKESKNEGSLQSSDAHSEDIKSSSTEPNSIKQAKLDPECDLYHGKWISDQSGPLYRNDSCPVLTQMQNCQGNGRPDKDYENWRWKPTQCDLPRFDPKKFLELMRGKTLAFIGDSVARNQMESMLCILWQYEVPKNRGNKRMQRYYFRSTSTMIVRIWSSWLVNQTSGPLDFAPAGVVKLHLDVPDDGFMQYIPQFDVVVLSSGHWFAKQSVYVLNNEIVGGQLWWPDKSRKMKVNNVEAFGISVETILTAMATHTKFSGITIVRSFSPDHYEGGAWNTGGSCTGKVKPAEDGELVENGFTNIMHEKQFTGYSRAIKKKSNKSALLFMDITQVFAYRHDGHPGPYRSPDPNKITKRGPDGKPPPQDCLHWCIVDTMSGA, encoded by the exons ATGGCTTCTTTTTCATCTAAGGATCCTTCCACGCTGTCCTATCCAAAGTCATTATTGTCTATTGTAACTACTGTAGGAGGCCTTGCTGTATTTTTAATTCTTGCTTCCTCATTTCTGGTTTCTCAACCCATTGGGGCTGCAGTACATGAGTATTTTTATGGTGTACAGCAGCATTCACTAGTTGGGGATGGGGTAACATTTCCTGATCCTCGACGCgatgatgttgttattaatgATACTCCAAACTTTAATAATTTGACGGCGGTGGGAAAAAATGACAAAGGACTTGAGGATGAGAAGGACCAGACATCCAAGTCTCAAGACGAAAAGAAAGAGCCAGATTTGAAGGGGGAAATTATTGAGAATTCTACGCAAACACCTGTTTTGTCAGAATCCAGTCATTCTGTTGTTCAACCACATCCTGAGTCAAGGCAAGAAGACGAAGAGAGTAACAATTCTAGTTTGCAGAAGGAAAGCAAGAATGAAGGGTCTCTTCAATCTTCTGATGCCCATTCAGAGGACATAAAATCTTCATCTACTGAACCCAATAGCATAAAGCAGGCTAAGCTAGATCCAG AATGTGATCTATATCATGGAAAATGGATTTCTGATCAGTCCGGACCATTGTACAGAAATGACTCCTGCCCTGTCCTGACACAGATGCAGAACTGTCAAGGAAATGGAAGGCCTGATAAGGATTATGAGAACTGGCGGTGGAAACCAACTCAGTGTGACCTGCCACGATTTGATCCAAAGAAGTTTTTGGAATTAATGAGAGGAAAAACTTTAGCTTTCATAGGTGACTCAGTTGCTCGCAACCAGATGGAGTCAATGCTGTGTATCCTTTGGCAG TATGAGGTTCCAAAAAACCGCGGGAACAAAAGAATGCAGCGCTACTATTTCAGATCCACATCTACTATGATCGTTCGTATATGGTCTTCATGGCTTGTCAACCAAACATCTGGGCCTCTTGATTTCGCTCCAGCAGGTGTAGTTAAGCTCCACCTAGATGTTCCTGATGATGGGTTCATGCAATACATCCCCCAGTTTGATGTGGTTGTGCTCTCCTCTGGCCACTGGTTTGCAAAGCAATCCGTTTATGTTCTGAATAATGAGATTGTTGGAGGACAATTGTGGTGGCCAGACAAGTCTAGAAAGATGAAAGTCAATAATGTTGAAGCTTTTGGCATCTCTGTTGAAACCATCCTGACTGCCATGGCAACACATACAAAATTCAGTGGTATCACCATTGTTCGCTCCTTTTCACCTGATCATTATGAGGGTGGAGCATGGAACACGGGAGGATCATGTACTGGAAAGGTGAAGCCTGCAGAGGATGGTGAATTGGTCGAAAATGGCTTCACAAACATAATGCACGAAAAGCAATTCACGGGTTACAGTCGTGCTATTAAGAAGAAATCCAACAAGTCCGCcttattatttatggatatcACACAAGTCTTTGCATACCGCCATGATGGACATCCGGGTCCCTACCGAAGCCCTGACCCgaataaaatcacaaaaagaGGTCCTGATGGTAAGCCCCCTCCACAAGACTGCTTGCATTGGTGCATTGTTGATACAATGAGTGGTGCATGA